The Ziziphus jujuba cultivar Dongzao chromosome 7, ASM3175591v1 genome includes a region encoding these proteins:
- the LOC125423769 gene encoding G-type lectin S-receptor-like serine/threonine-protein kinase LECRK3, producing MVQYSKEPGWLNFEPFSFMASVLPILLILSVFHVVLNAKAQTKHTITTGSKLFPYANYNSSWSSPSGLFAFGFYRQGSGFAVGVWMVNQNGSTIVWTANRDEPPVSSNATLELTKRGLFLETEQGKDINIGGDNSSAASSAAMLDSGNFVLLNSSDHVIWQSFDYPTDTVLQGQVLTYSSQLVASKSGTDHSSGRFKIAMQRDGNLVSYPTNISSKSETAYWASNTMYDSGAELHLNHTGNLFLQARYTNIRHILSNCSSPPSEGKNFYRATLDDDGIFRLYSYNMISNTSWKVEVIWSSLDSQCQVKGFCGLNSFCQVVGKKSDCICYPGFDFIDLSTKFLGCYQDLREDSCRDNTDPNLRYNTTSLQNMWWDDHPYMVVSQKQEACKESCLGDCNCWAVLYVNATCRKYNFPLRYGKKNITISAIALFKMVLKNGGTPKATNHRGPPVPIDRPILTDNKNNIVLALALSLGTVACLFFVFAVSSFIIYKHRYHRYRKLLENANLGLADDFTLQSFSYNELERATDGFKEEIGRGSFGAVYKGILSEGNKTIAVKRLEKVVEEGVREFRAEMTTIGRAYHRNLVQLLGYCIEGSKKLLVYEFMSNGSLADLLFKALSPPTWGERVRFTLDVARGIFYLHEECGVHIILCNLKPQNILLDDTWTAKICDFGLARLLVPNQGKTSVGVEATSIGYFAPEWKKNAFISVKADIYSFGVVLLEIICCRRNIELDVSTPDEITLANWVYKCFKAGELGKLVEDEEVDFLTLERMVKVGLWCIQDDPAFRPSMKNVILMLEGTMDIPIPPSPELLRLP from the exons ATGGTACAGTATAGTAAG GAACCAGGCTGGTTAAATTTTGAGCCATTTTCTTTTATGGCTTCTGTTCTGCCAATTCTGCTCATATTATCTGTGTTTCACGTTGTACTGAATGCAAAAGCACAAACAAAGCATACCATCACTACTGGATCTAAGTTGTTCCCCTATGCCAACTACAATTCTTCATGGAGCTCACCTTCTGGTCTTTTTGCCTTTGGTTTCTACAGACAAGGCAGCGGCTTTGCTGTTGGAGTATGGATGGTCAATCAAAATGGAAGCACAATTGTATGGACTGCTAATCGAGATGAACCCCCTGTCTCCTCTAACGCAACGCTGGAGCTGACAAAAAGAGGTCTCTTTCTTGAAACTGAGCAAggaaaagatataaatattggtgGTGATAATTCAAGCGCTGCAAGTTCTGCTGCTATGCTTGATTCTGGAAATTTTGTACTCTTAAACAGCTCTGACCATGTTATTTGGCAGAGTTTCGACTATCCAACTGACACAGTGCTACAAGGACAGGTTCTTACATACAGCAGCCAGTTGGTGGCTAGTAAATCTGGAACAGACCACTCAAGTGGACGATTTAAAATCGCTATGCAAAGAGATGGAAACCTTGTGTCCTACCCTACTAACATCTCCAGCAAGTCAGAAACTGCCTACTGGGCTTCCAACACTATGTATGATTCCGGTGCAGAGCTTCATCTTAACCATACAGGCAATCTGTTCCTTCAAGCTAGATACACAAACATAAGACACATATTGTCAAATTGCTCTTCTCCTCCTAGCGAAGGTAAAAATTTCTATCGAGCAACATTGGATGATGATGGAATTTTTAGATTATATTCATACAACATGATCAGCAACACGAGCTGGAAAGTGGAAGTGATCTGGTCGTCTTTGGATAGTCAATGCCAAGTAAAAGGTTTCTGTGGTCTGAACAGTTTCTGCCAAGTGGTTGGCAAGAAATCTGACTGTATTTGTTACCCCGGATTTGATTTTATCGACCTCAGTACTAAATTCCTTGGCTGCTATCAGGATTTAAGGGAAGATAGCTGCAGAGACAATACGGACCCAAATCTCAGGTACAATACTACTTCCTTACAGAATATGTGGTGGGATGATCACCCTTATATGGTAGTATCACAAAAGCAGGAAGCTTGTAAAGAGTCTTGCCTGGGAGATTGTAACTGTTGGGCGGTGTTATATGTCAATGCCACTTGTCGTAAATATAACTTTCCGTTaagatatggtaaaaaaaacatTACTATATCAGCAATAGCCCTCTTTAAGATGGTTTTGAAAAATGGTGGTACTCCGAAGGCAACGAACCATAGAGGCCCTCCAGTTCCTATAGATAGACCAATCTTGACTGATAACAAGAATAACATAGTTTTAGCTCTGGCATTAAGTTTAGGTACTGTAGCATGCTTGTTCTTTGTCTTTGCAGTTTCGAGTTTCATCATATACAAGCACCGATATCATAGGTATAGAAAACTGTTGGAAAATGCTAATTTGGGATTAGCTGACGATTTTACTTTGCAATCATTTTCTTACAATGAGCTTGAGAGAGCAACAGATGGCTTCAAGGAAGAGATAGGAAGGGGTTCTTTCGGAGCAGTTTATAAGGGAATTTTATCCGAGGGTAATAAAACTATTGCTGTCAAAAGACTTGAGAAAGTTGTGGAAGAAGGGGTAAGAGAGTTTCGAGCTGAAATGACTACCATTGGAAGAGCTTATCACAGAAACTTAGTTCAGTTGCTTGGTTATTGTATCGAGGGTTCCAAAAAGCTTCTTGTATATGAATTTATGAGCAATGGCTCTCTTGCAGATCTTCTCTTTAAAGCCTTATCTCCTCCAACCTGGGGAGAAAGGGTGAGGTTTACATTAGATGTAGCAAGGGGGATCTTCTATCTGCATGAAGAGTGTGGAGTGCATATCATCCTCTGCAATTTGAAACCCCAAAATATACTCCTAGATGATACTTGGACTGCTAAGATCTGTGACTTTGGTTTGGCAAGGCTATTAGTGCCAAATCAAGGAAAAACATCTGTGGGAGTTGAAGCGACATCAATAGGATATTTCGCTCCTGAATGGAAGAAGAATGCCTTCATATCAGTAAAAGCTGACATTTATAGCTTTGGTGTTGTGCTCTTGGAAATCATATGTTGCAGAAGAAACATTGAGCTAGATGTTTCAACACCAGATGAGATAACACTTGCTAATTGGGTCTATAAATGCTTTAAGGCTGGAGAGCTGGGTAAGCTTGTGGAAGATGAAGAAGTAGACTTCCTTACACTAGAAAGAATGGTGAAAGTGGGGCTGTGGTGCATCCAAGATGATCCAGCTTTTCGTCCTTCGATGAAAAATGTAATCTTGATGTTGGAAGGGACAATGGATATACCTATCCCTCCATCTCCAGAACTTCTTCGTCTTCCTTGA
- the LOC125423691 gene encoding G-type lectin S-receptor-like serine/threonine-protein kinase LECRK1 isoform X2: MVRRKLLLTQHTLLPLLPCSTLMQLDGNLVLYPINTDNSSIDAYWSSETFGNGFKYHLYLNHTGLLAIVNTTSSEMVRSLSLGGGGSSSSENGQKVEIYRATIDSDGIFRLYYHGVDDKNNGKAKNAVMVWKALNNPCEVQGFCGINSFCAIFDDQPNCLCIPGSDFVDLNQKTLGCLRNYSDEGCVYGRENTTFYSMEKMENIMWGDIAYMEASMSMEECENSCLEDCNRGAALFKQDEEDYESDLCLKQKLPLRYLRRDFDNSITTTAFIKVGKKDETTTINGTNSVPTVLVPPGRTQQVITSKIVLIQILVLVIAFVIFSFVSLAISGLYIFKIRILRYKRLGEINGQMGCSGDDELIALRVFSYNELKKATDGFKEELGKGSFGAVYKGVLNRGRKLVAVKRLEKLIEEGEREFRAEMRAISRTNHKNLVRLMGYCAEDSKRLLVYEYMSNGSLADLLFKQAKRPDWNSRVRIAIDVAKGINYLHEQCRTPIIHCDVKPQNILMDDFWNAKISDFGLAKLLMPDQTRTFTGIRGTRGYLAPEWEKNTPISVKADVYSYGIVLLEIICCRRNLEMNVPTIDEIVLSCWIYKCFASRQLYKRGVGEDADKETLEKMVKVGLWCIQDEPVLRPSMKSVVLMLEGITDIASPPCPTSSSI, translated from the exons ATGGTCAGGAGAAAATTATTGCTAACACAACATACCCTTCTACCTCTGCTTCCATGCTCGACTCTG ATGCAGCTTGATGGGAATTTGGTTCTCTACCCAATAAACACAGATAATTCAAGCATAGATGCATATTGGAGTTCAGAAACTTTTGGTAATGGATTCAAATATCACCTTTATCTTAACCATACAGGACTTCTAGCCATCGTGAACACTACGAGTTCTGAGATGGTCAGGAGCTTGAGTCTTGGAGGAGGAGGCTCATCATCTTCAGAAAATGGCCAGAAAGTTGAAATATATCGCGCAACGATCGATTCTGATGGAATATTCAGGTTGTATTATCATGGAGTTGATGATAAGAATAATGGAAAAGCAAAAAATGCTGTTATGGTTTGGAAAGCTTTGAACAATCCTTGTGAAGTTCAAGGTTTCTGTGGGATTAATAGCTTTTGTGCAATCTTTGACGACCAACCAAACTGTTTGTGTATTCCAGGATctgattttgttgatttgaatCAGAAAACTCTTGGCTGCTTGAGAAATTATTCCGACGAAGGGTGTGTATATGGGAGAGAGAATACAACTTTTTATAGCATGGAAAAAATGGAGAACATAATGTGGGGAGATATTGCTTATATGGAAGCTTCCATGTCCATGGAAGAATGTGAGAACTCTTGTTTGGAAGATTGCAATCGTGGGGCGGCACTTTTCAAACAAGATGAAGAGGACTACGAAAGTGATCTTTGTTTGAAACAAAAACTCCCACTGAGATATCTTAGAAGGGATTTTGATAATTCCATTACTACTACTGCTTTCATCAAGGTGGGGAAGAAGGACGAAACTACAACCATCAATGGAACCAATTCTGTCCCGACGGTGTTGGTTCCGCCAGGAAGAACCCAGCAGGTGATCACAAGCAAAATAGTTTTGATACAAATTCTTGTTTTAGTGATAGCTTTTGTCATTTTCTCATTTGTTTCCCTTGCAATCTCTGGcctttacatttttaaaattcgaATTCTAAGGTATAAAAGGCTGGGAGAAATTAATGGACAAATGGGATGCTCTGGTGATGATGAGCTTATAGCTTTGAGGGTGTTTTCATACAATGAACTTAAAAAGGCAACAGATGGATTCAAAGAAGAGTTGGGAAAGGGCTCATTTGGAGCAGTATACAAAGGGGTTTTAAACAGAGGTAGAAAACTTGTTGCAGTGAAAAGACTTGAGAAGTTAATTGAAGAAGGTGAAAGAGAGTTCCGTGCAGAGATGCGGGCAATTAGTAGAACCAACCACAAGAACTTAGTTCGGTTGATGGGTTATTGCGCTGAGGACTCAAAAAGACTTCTGGTTTACGAATATATGAGCAACGGCTCCCTAGCTGATCTTCTTTTTAAACAAGCAAAGCGTCCAGATTGGAATTCAAGAGTAAGAATTGCAATAGATGTCGCTAAAGGTATAAATTATCTACACGAACAGTGTAGGACCCCCATCATTCACTGTGATGTAAAACCTCAGAACATTTTAATGGATGATTTCTGGAACGCTAAAATCTCTGACTTTGGGCTAGCAAAATTGTTAATGCCTGATCAAACGCGGACTTTCACTGGGATCAGAGGGACAAGAGGATACTTGGCCCCAGAATGGGAAAAGAACACTCCAATTTCTGTCAAGGCAGATGTTTACAGTTATGGAATagtgttgctggaaattatatGTTGCAGAAGGAACTTGGAAATGAATGTACCGACTATAGATGAGATTGTTCTTTCATGTTGGATCTATAAGTGCTTTGCTAGTAGACAGTTATATAAGCGTGGGGTTGGGGAAGATGCAGATAAAGAGACCTTGGAGAAAATGGTTAAAGTAGGCTTATGGTGTATTCAAGATGAACCAGTTCTTCGTCCTTCAATGAAGAGTGTTGTTTTAATGTTAGAAGGGATTACTGATATTGCTTCTCCTCCTTGTCCTACTTCTTCGTCCATCTAA
- the LOC125423691 gene encoding G-type lectin S-receptor-like serine/threonine-protein kinase LECRK1 isoform X1 yields the protein MASNSTATLFFLLLPISFLGVTSQQKHSAQINLGSSISPRSLRSSWSSPSGHFEFGFYHEGLGFKIGIWLVGTEQNTVVWTANRDDPPVTSNAILSLHQSGKLLLRTEHGQEKIIANTTYPSTSASMLDSGNFVLYNNHSHIIWESFQYPTDTILGDQLLSAGKELFSSLSDTDHSTGRFHLQMQLDGNLVLYPINTDNSSIDAYWSSETFGNGFKYHLYLNHTGLLAIVNTTSSEMVRSLSLGGGGSSSSENGQKVEIYRATIDSDGIFRLYYHGVDDKNNGKAKNAVMVWKALNNPCEVQGFCGINSFCAIFDDQPNCLCIPGSDFVDLNQKTLGCLRNYSDEGCVYGRENTTFYSMEKMENIMWGDIAYMEASMSMEECENSCLEDCNRGAALFKQDEEDYESDLCLKQKLPLRYLRRDFDNSITTTAFIKVGKKDETTTINGTNSVPTVLVPPGRTQQVITSKIVLIQILVLVIAFVIFSFVSLAISGLYIFKIRILRYKRLGEINGQMGCSGDDELIALRVFSYNELKKATDGFKEELGKGSFGAVYKGVLNRGRKLVAVKRLEKLIEEGEREFRAEMRAISRTNHKNLVRLMGYCAEDSKRLLVYEYMSNGSLADLLFKQAKRPDWNSRVRIAIDVAKGINYLHEQCRTPIIHCDVKPQNILMDDFWNAKISDFGLAKLLMPDQTRTFTGIRGTRGYLAPEWEKNTPISVKADVYSYGIVLLEIICCRRNLEMNVPTIDEIVLSCWIYKCFASRQLYKRGVGEDADKETLEKMVKVGLWCIQDEPVLRPSMKSVVLMLEGITDIASPPCPTSSSI from the coding sequence ATGGCTTCCAATTCAACAGCTACTCTGTTCTTCTTGCTCCTCCCTATATCGTTTCTCGGTGTAACATCTCAACAAAAGCATTCTGCACAAATAAACCTCGGCTCTTCAATTTCCCCAAGATCTCTCCGCAGTTCATGGTCTTCTCCTTCTGGGCACTTCGAATTTGGCTTTTACCATGAAGGATTAGGCTTTAAAATTGGAATCTGGCTGGTGGGTACCGAGCAAAACACAGTAGTTTGGACAGCAAACCGTGATGATCCTCCAGTAACCTCAAATGCAATACTTTCACTCCATCAAAGTGGCAAGCTTCTCCTGAGAACAGAGCATGGTCAGGAGAAAATTATTGCTAACACAACATACCCTTCTACCTCTGCTTCCATGCTCGACTCTGGTAATTTTGTCCTCTACAATAATCATTCCCATATAATTTGGGAAAGTTTTCAATACCCAACTGACACTATTCTTGGAGATCAGCTTCTGTCTGCTGGGAAGGAATTGTTTTCTAGTCTGTCTGATACTGACCATTCCACTGGACGGTTTCATTTGCAGATGCAGCTTGATGGGAATTTGGTTCTCTACCCAATAAACACAGATAATTCAAGCATAGATGCATATTGGAGTTCAGAAACTTTTGGTAATGGATTCAAATATCACCTTTATCTTAACCATACAGGACTTCTAGCCATCGTGAACACTACGAGTTCTGAGATGGTCAGGAGCTTGAGTCTTGGAGGAGGAGGCTCATCATCTTCAGAAAATGGCCAGAAAGTTGAAATATATCGCGCAACGATCGATTCTGATGGAATATTCAGGTTGTATTATCATGGAGTTGATGATAAGAATAATGGAAAAGCAAAAAATGCTGTTATGGTTTGGAAAGCTTTGAACAATCCTTGTGAAGTTCAAGGTTTCTGTGGGATTAATAGCTTTTGTGCAATCTTTGACGACCAACCAAACTGTTTGTGTATTCCAGGATctgattttgttgatttgaatCAGAAAACTCTTGGCTGCTTGAGAAATTATTCCGACGAAGGGTGTGTATATGGGAGAGAGAATACAACTTTTTATAGCATGGAAAAAATGGAGAACATAATGTGGGGAGATATTGCTTATATGGAAGCTTCCATGTCCATGGAAGAATGTGAGAACTCTTGTTTGGAAGATTGCAATCGTGGGGCGGCACTTTTCAAACAAGATGAAGAGGACTACGAAAGTGATCTTTGTTTGAAACAAAAACTCCCACTGAGATATCTTAGAAGGGATTTTGATAATTCCATTACTACTACTGCTTTCATCAAGGTGGGGAAGAAGGACGAAACTACAACCATCAATGGAACCAATTCTGTCCCGACGGTGTTGGTTCCGCCAGGAAGAACCCAGCAGGTGATCACAAGCAAAATAGTTTTGATACAAATTCTTGTTTTAGTGATAGCTTTTGTCATTTTCTCATTTGTTTCCCTTGCAATCTCTGGcctttacatttttaaaattcgaATTCTAAGGTATAAAAGGCTGGGAGAAATTAATGGACAAATGGGATGCTCTGGTGATGATGAGCTTATAGCTTTGAGGGTGTTTTCATACAATGAACTTAAAAAGGCAACAGATGGATTCAAAGAAGAGTTGGGAAAGGGCTCATTTGGAGCAGTATACAAAGGGGTTTTAAACAGAGGTAGAAAACTTGTTGCAGTGAAAAGACTTGAGAAGTTAATTGAAGAAGGTGAAAGAGAGTTCCGTGCAGAGATGCGGGCAATTAGTAGAACCAACCACAAGAACTTAGTTCGGTTGATGGGTTATTGCGCTGAGGACTCAAAAAGACTTCTGGTTTACGAATATATGAGCAACGGCTCCCTAGCTGATCTTCTTTTTAAACAAGCAAAGCGTCCAGATTGGAATTCAAGAGTAAGAATTGCAATAGATGTCGCTAAAGGTATAAATTATCTACACGAACAGTGTAGGACCCCCATCATTCACTGTGATGTAAAACCTCAGAACATTTTAATGGATGATTTCTGGAACGCTAAAATCTCTGACTTTGGGCTAGCAAAATTGTTAATGCCTGATCAAACGCGGACTTTCACTGGGATCAGAGGGACAAGAGGATACTTGGCCCCAGAATGGGAAAAGAACACTCCAATTTCTGTCAAGGCAGATGTTTACAGTTATGGAATagtgttgctggaaattatatGTTGCAGAAGGAACTTGGAAATGAATGTACCGACTATAGATGAGATTGTTCTTTCATGTTGGATCTATAAGTGCTTTGCTAGTAGACAGTTATATAAGCGTGGGGTTGGGGAAGATGCAGATAAAGAGACCTTGGAGAAAATGGTTAAAGTAGGCTTATGGTGTATTCAAGATGAACCAGTTCTTCGTCCTTCAATGAAGAGTGTTGTTTTAATGTTAGAAGGGATTACTGATATTGCTTCTCCTCCTTGTCCTACTTCTTCGTCCATCTAA